In Streptococcus gallolyticus subsp. gallolyticus DSM 16831, the sequence GTGGCTCAATGTCTTTCCAATCACCAAAAAGCACATTACCAAGCTTAATGACACTTTCTGGAACAGCTGCTGCTAATTCACCTTCAAATGTCACTTTAACATTTGTTTTTTTCTCCGCATTTCCGATAAATGCGATAATTTCTTGAGCAGTCATTTTTTGTGCAGTCATATTTAAGATACCCAGAGCGTTGAAGCGGCTCACAGAGCCTTTCAATCGAGAAAAGTAAAGCAGAATATCTACTACTAACCAGTTTTCCCTTTTAGCTCAGATACAGTTATTCAAAACTCCCCTTGCTAAACACTCAAATCCTTCTAATTCAAATTTTATTATATAATTTACTATTATAACAAATATTCAGAAAATTTGGAAAGAAATTTGGTTATTTATTCACCTCGAATAATTTTTTCACGCAAAAAAGCTCCCTTACGGAAGCTTTTTTATCTATGTTAATGATGAATTAAAGACGTGCGTTCAATTCTGCTGACAAGTCTTCAAATCCTGGTTTACCAAGAAGAGCAAACATGTTTTTCTTGTATGCTTCTACACCTGGTTGGTTGAATGGGTTAACAGCGTTAAGGTAACCTGAAAGACCGATAGCCAACTCGAAGAAGTAGATTGTGTAACCAAGAGTGAATTCATCTTGTTGAGGAAGTGTCAAGAACATGTTAGGAACACCACCGTCAGTGTGAGCAAGAAGAACACCGTCAGTTGCTTTTTTGTTTACGAAGTCAACGTCTTTACCTTGAAGGTATCCAAGACCGTCAAGGTCTTCTGACAATTCAGGGATAACAACGTTTTTACGTGGTTTGTCAATACGAACAACTGTTTCGAAGATGTTACGGTAACCTTCTTGGATGAATTGACCAAGTGAGTGAAGGTCAGTTGAGAAGTTAGCAGATGTTGGGTAGATACCTTTTTGGTGTTTACCTTCTGATTCACCAGCCAATTGTTTCCACCATTCACCGAAGTATTGAAGTGATGGTTCGTAGTTAGCCAAGATTTCAGTGATGTAACCTTTACGGTAAAGAATGTTACGAATAGCAGCGTATTGATAAGCGATGTTTTCTGAAATTTCAGCAGAAGTCAATTCTTGACGTGCAGCGTTAGCACCAGTCATAAGAGCTTCGATGTCGATACCAGCGGCAGCGATTGGAAGAAGACCTACGGCAGTCAATACTGAGAAACGTCCACCAACGTTATCTGGAACAACAAATGTTTCCCAATCGTTAGCAACAGCTTCAACTTTAACAGCACCTTTAGCTTTATCAGTTGTAGCGTAGATACGTTTGTTAGCTTCTTCTTGACCGTATTTTTCAATCAAAAGTTCTTTGAATACACGGAAAGCGATAGCTGGTTCAGTTGTTGTACCAGATTTAGAGATAACGTTTACTGAGAAATCTTTATCTTTAACGTATTCAACAAGGTCTGCAAGGTAAGTTGAAGAAATTGAGTTACCAGCGTAAAGGATTTGTGGACCTTTACGGTCTGCAGATGCTTGTAGGTTATAGAAGTGGTTGCTCAAGAAGTCGATAGCCGCACGAGCTCCAAGGTAAGAACCACCGATACCGATAACAACAAGAACTTCGCTGTCTGATTGGATTTTAGCAGCAGCTTTTTGGATACGCGCAAATTCTTCTTTGTCGTAGTTTTCAGGAAGGTCTAACCAACCAAGGAAGTCAGAACCTGGACCTGTACCTTTACGCAAGTATTCGTCAGCAGCGTTGACTTGCGGTTGCATGAAGTCGATTTCTTCTTGTTCGACGAATTGACCCAAAAGTTTTGAATAATCAAATTTAATATGTGTCATTACAATACTCCTCAAAAAATTAAATTTCTCTTCTATATTACTCTTTTATGCATGATTTTTCAATGATTTTTACTAAATTATCTCATTTAAATAAAGCGTTTACCAAGTTGCTGAAAACTTTCATGAAACAACCATTTTGTGATGAAAATTTCACAGATTTTTACAGTTATAGCCACGTCACAACACAGATGACACTTGATTTATCTAAACGATTAAACACGATTAAAATATTTTAATTCCTGCCCCTATTTCGCCCCTTTTAGTCTCTTAAATAAAAAATAATCCTCTGAAACGATTGATTTCAAAGGGTTTTAGTTTTATATACAAAAAGAGCACACACCTACAATCGCTTAGGGCTGCTGGATTCCTCCCCTGACCCACTTCACGCGCAGATGTTGCTCCGAGGAATATTATATCATAATTTCTAGATTATGCAAACTAAGACTGTTCTTTGGCAGCTTGCTTAGCTGCTTTTTTCTTTTCACGGTTTTTACGGAAAAAATCTTGCATGATAGCTGCACATTCGGTCTCTAAAATCCCAGTCTCCACTTCCACTCGATGATTGAGACGAACGTCCGTCAGAATATCATAAAGACTGCCTGCACCGCCAAATTTTTGATTGGCAGCCCCATAAATCACTTGCGGAATGCGGGCAAGCCCAATAGCTCCGCTACACATCACGCAAGGCTCAATGGTCACAAATAGGGTGCTATCTAGCAAACGCCAACTACCTTCGTTTTCATTGGCATCATCAATCGCCATGATTTCAGCATGCAAAATGGCTTTCTGACGTTCTTCACGCGCATTGTGTCCACGTCCAATGATAACACCGTTTTTCACGATAACACAGCCAATTGGGATTTCCTCTTTTGCTAGCGACTTTTGCGCTTCCTTGAGCGCTTCTCGCATGAAATATTCCTTTTCTTCTTGTGTAAATTCAGCCATTATAGCTCACCAAGTTGCCATGATTTGTGTGGCTCAGCTAAATCAACAGGAACACCGTCAGCATAATTTTCTGCTTCTTCTTTAAGCACTTGAAGGTGATTTTCGGCATCAATGCCTTGTGGTGGAACTGGTGGCGTATGCGTCAAGACAAGGGATGTCACACCTGCAGCCTTGGCAATTTGCCCTGCTTCTTTGGTTGTCAAATGCGCTGGATGATTTTCATTTCCCGCATAAAGGTAAACATCTGCCAAAAAGAGGTCAGCGCCTGCAGCAAATTTATCCAAACCTTCAAAATAGCCTGTATCACCAGTGAAAACAAGTGTTTGCCCTGTTGCACGTTCGACAATACGAAAAGCATAGCAAGGAACAGGGTGGACGGTTTTGATAAAGGTAATGTCGAATGGACCGATCTTCTCAACGCCGTTGACATCATAAGCTTTCCCTTGAGAAACACCGTCTAAAGTCAGTTTAGCAAATTCTTGCTCATCTTCGGTGTGTCCGTAGATTGGCAAAATTTTAGGCTCCCAGAGATGTTTGGGATATAGTTGGAAATAATGGCGTAGCACGCCTAAATCAGCAACATGGTCAGGATGATAATGCGAAATAATCACCGCATCCAAGTCAAGTGGGCTGATTTCTTTTTCTAATTCTGTGACAGCACGGCTTCCGCAATCCATAAGCAATTGAAAACCGTCCTCACTCGTAACGAGATAAGAGGTCGTTCCGCCGTCTTTATATGGGTAAGCTCCCCAGCAACCAAGTGTTGTGAGTTTCATCGTAGAATCCTCCTCTAGTAATGCTTACTCACATTATAACATTTTTTGAAAACTATCTCTTACGACACCATCAGTCTATCTTTAAATTTATAGGCTACAACACTAGCAATAATTGCCTTAATCGTATCTCCTGGGATAAATACAAGATTTGATAAAAGAGAAGTCAACAAAGGTGTGTGTATATAAACAGATAGATAAATTGCTCCCACCACATCAACAAATAAAACACCGCCTAGTAAAATTGCAATTAAATTATTAATAAAAGATGATGTCTTAAAAATTTTCAAAATCACATTGATTAGAATTGGCACAAAAAACCAAGCAACCACATAACCAGCCGTTGGTCCAGCAAAAACAGCAAACAAGGTACTACCAGAAAAAGCTGGAATAAACATCCCCAAAAGGAAAAACAGAAGAATCGACAAGCACCCTTTTTTCCAACCTAAGAGCACACCTGCTAACATGATTCCCAAATTTTGCAAAACAATTGGAACAGGGATAAAACCCAGTGGAATGGCTGGAATAAAACCTAAAATGACAAGAATAGTTGTCATCATTGCAATATAAAGTAAATCTCTCACGTTTTTCATAAATTACTCCTTAAAATAAATGGTTTCGTGTAAGCGACAGTTCGGATTAAAGTCATGATAACAATATGGACAAGCCCCTTTTTTATACTCCGCATAAGTTAAAAAATGGCGGCAATTACCACAAAGAACAGGTGAGGCAGCTTTTACCGAAACTGATTCAAAAGGGTGATTTCGTAGCTGATTATGACATTGATAGCAAGCAAAATAATCTTGGCACTTACCACATTTGAGAGCAACAATGTCCTGTTTTGTATGATAATGTTTGCATCTTCCTTTACTATCAAGATTAATTCCATAAATTATCATAATCATCAACCTCCTAACAAAGTTTACTACTTTATTTATTTTTAGTCAACTCATTTATTTTTATTGGTTAACTCTTTTTTGAAATCTTCTCACTGATAAAGCGCAAAAAGTCTGGAGCAGCTTTGCCCCAGACTTGGTATGATATTAGAAATTACGGTCACTCTTGTTATAGCCGTAGCGTTCAAAGAAATCTTCGCGGAATTCCAAAAGATTATCATCCATAATAGCTTGACGAACTTTTTTCATCAAGTTGACAAGGAAGTAAAGGTTATGATAGCTTGTCAAACGAAGCCCAAAGGTTTCATCAGCTTTAAGCAAGTGACGAATGTAAGCACGTGTGTAATTGCGACATGTGTAGCAATCACAATCATGGTCAAGTGGTGTGAAATCTTCTGCGTAAGCTGCATTTTTAACCACCAAACGCCCTTCACTTGTCATACATGTTCCATTTCGAGCGATACGTGTTGGAAGCACGCAGTCAAACATATCCACACCGCGGATAACACCGTCAATCAAACTATCTGGTGCACCAACGCCCATAAGGTAACGTGGTTTATTTTCTGGCAACATTGGCACTGTGAAATCAAGCACCTCATTCATTTCTTTGTGTGATTCTCCAACGGCAAGTCCACCAATTGAATAACCTGGGAAATCCATGCTGACCAAGTCACTAGCTGATTGGCGACGAAGGTCTTTGAAACCAGCACCTTGCACGATACCAAAAAGCCCTTGGTCATGTGGACGACGATGTGCTTTCAAGCCACGTTCAGCCCAACGACTTGTACGTTCGATTGATTTTTTAACGTAATCATACGGTTGGTAGAATTGAGGACATTCATCAAAGCTCATCATGATGTCCGAGCCAAGATTATTTTGAATAGAAATGGCTTTTTCTGGTGAAAGGAACATTTTAGCACCGTTAAGGTGGTTTTTAAAGGTCACCCCTTCTTCGGTGATGTTACGTGTATCAGCCAATGAATACACTTGGAAACCACCACTATCAGTCAAAATTGCTTGGTCCCAATTCATGAATTTATGAAGTCCACCAGCGCGAGCGATTAATTCGTCACCTGGACGTAACCAAAGGTGATAAGTATTTGATAGGATAATCCCTGAGCCCATTTCCTTGAGCTCTTCTGGCGATTGTGTTTTAACCGTTGCTTGTGTCCCAACCGGCATAAACATTGGCGTTGGGAATGTGCCGTGTGGTGTGATAATTTCACCCAAACGCGCACCTGTGTGTTTTTCTTTCTTAATTAAGCGATACTTAATCGGATAATCTGTCATTTTCTTCTCCTAGCTACCACAAAAAACAGTTGTGGGCATTTTTAATATTGTCATGATTAAACAGTAATCAGACTGAGAATTTGAGACTGAAAAGCTCATTAATCTCTTGCCTTGTATTATAAAAAATACAAAGCACAACCTTTACGATTTTACCAAAAATCACATCTTTTGTCATGTCTCTCTGATTTAGTGTGCTATCTCTAATACAATATGATATAATTGAAAACGTGGAAGTAATTATTTTTTAAGGGATATAAAGGAGGTCCATTATGAAAGCTTCAGAAACACGTCGAAAAGCTAGAGAATTTCTTAAAACACTCTCTGGTAAATATCAACTATTTATTGTTTCTATTGTTTTAGCGATTCTTACCGTTTCAGTTTCTTATCGTCAAGCGATTTTTACAACAAGCAACGGTACTGAATTTAGCATCACAGAATCAGTTCCAAGTATCATTGGAATTCTGTCTGCACTATTTCTTGCGTCAGCAAGTTATGCTGTACTTGACGTGATTCGTCTCAAACGTGACCACGTCGAAGTAGGAGACAACATGATTGTCTTTTCAAACGAATTATTTGGGAAATACGTTTTGACAGCTCTTTTAAAATGGCTATTTCTCTTCTTATGGTCTTTGATTGCTGGTGTCGGAATATTCATTTTCGCTATCGGAATTACTTACGCAGCTATAGATGATTCTGCTGCGGGGTGGGTTATTGTGATTATTGGTTTGATTGCGATGATTGCAGGATTTGTACTTGCTATTATGAAAAACTATTCATACAGCATGACAACCTACATCCTTTATGATGATGTCCAAAACGGCACTTATGAAGGTCCTCGTAGCATTATTGATAAGAGTACAAAACTAATGAAAGGAAACAGATGGCGTTTCTTCTGCCTACAATTTAGCTTCATTGGTTGGCATATTTTAACAGTATTCACTTGTGGTTTGCTTTACTTCTACACACTACCATATACCACAACAGCTAACCTCTTCTTCTACGAAGATTTACTAGAAAATGCTGAATAATATAACAAATCACCCTAGCCTTGCTAAGGTGATTTTTTTATGTTCAGGTTTATGACCAAAGTCCAACTTGAACCTTTACTTATCCTCGTGATAGGTCATAAAAGATTCGCCTGCTGCTTTTAGTTTTTCTTGGCATTTTGGGCAAATACCATAAGCTGTCAGTTGAATTTTTGTGATTTGATAACCTGTTTGTTCATAAGCTTCTTTGCCAATATCAATGGCATCAACATCCATAAAATCAGCAATTTCACCACAGTTTTTACAAACAATGTTAATGTGCTGATGTCCCATAAAATCATAGTAAGTTGTGGTGTCGTTTGTTACTTTTAACTCGGCAACAAATCCTTCATCAACCAATACTTTCATATTGTTATAAACCGTTGCTAAACTCATATTAGGGTGTTCTGGCAATAGGTCTCTATAAATTTTATCGGCACTAGGGTGCTCATGACTATTTATAATATAAGCAATAATGGCTTTACGAGTCTCCGTTATACGGATGTGTTTCTTTTTGAGATGCTCAATGACATTCTCATAGGCATCCAAAGGACGGTGGTGAGTGTGAACATCCATTATAGCTCTCCTTATCTAATTTACTAAGTTAATTATAACATAGTTTAAAAAAGTACATGTCAAGACACGCTCACCTATTTTATTACAAAAATCAGACAATTTCAAGTTACTGAGAGATTTTTTAGTAAAAAATTGATGAAATCGGATTTTTGAAATGTTACTTTTGGATTTTTGTAAATATCGACATAAATTTCTTGACTATTTCTCAGGTTTAGTCTTATAATATATTTGTCGTTAACGACATAAAATAATCAAAAGGAGATCAACAGATGACAAAAACATTTAAAACTTTGGACGATTTTTTAGGAACTCACTTTATTTACACTTACGATAATGGTTGGGAATACGAATGGTATGCTAAAAATGACCACACTGTTGATTATCGTATTCATGGCGGTATGGTTGCTGGGCGTTGGGTCAAAGACCAAGAAGCTAATATCGTTATGCTCACAGAAGGTGTTTATAAAGTTGCTTGGACAGAACCAACTGGTACTGACGTTGCCCTTGATTTCGTGCCTAATGAGAAAAAATTGAACGGTACGATTTTCTTTCCTGCTTGGGTTCATGAACATCCTGAAATTACGGTTTGCTTCCAAAATGAACACATTGATTTAATGGAAGAATCTCGCGAAAAATACGCTACTTATCCAAAATTAGTCGTTCCTGAATTTGCTCACATTACCTATATGGGTGATGCGGGGCAAAATAACGAAGATGTCATCTCTGAAGCACCATACGAAGGCTTACCAGACGACATTCGTAATGGGAAATACTTTGATGATAATTACAAACGTTTGAAAAAATAATTATCTAATCTGGCGAATTCTTGCTATACTAGTTATAAACAACTATTCATTACAAGGAGGTCTTATGCCTAAAGAACGTCTCTTACCCTATATCATTTTGGGGATTGTCAAACATTCTTCACCGATTACTGGGCAGGCTATTACGAAACAATTTGACAATGAGATTGGCGAATTTTGGCGTGCTTCTCATAGTCAGATTTACCCTGAATTAAAACGTATGTCCAATGACAATTGGCTCAAACAAACGACCTCTGAAGATAATGCTAAAGAAAAATATTACCAATTAACGAGTGAGGGGGAAGCAATTCTTTCTAACTGGTTAGAGGAGACGGTCGAGGAAGCGCCTATTCAAAAGGACCTTTTCTCTTTAAAAATGTTCTTTATCCACGACCAAGCTAATCCACGGATTTTGTCCTTATTAGAGGAAGAACGTCAGATTTTGCTAGAACAGCTGGCGCATTTTAAAATGCGAGAAAAATTACTTTTTTCAAGCTCAAAAGATATTAATCGCGCCTACGGTCACTACCTTATCCTAAGCCGCGCCATTTCGCGTGTTAGCAGTCAATTGAGCTGGATTGAGGACACTATCCAGCAATGGCAGAAACATCATAAAAACTGAGAGTCCGCAAAAAGCGACTCTCAGTTTTTTTGTTAGCTTACAAGCCTTGATATTCAATCTTGATGCATTTGTTCATGACAATTTTATCACGTCCTGCAGCTTGTAAAATATCAGCAGCTTCTTGACTTTCTAGACCAAGTTGCGCCCAGAAAATGTCGGCATCTGTTTCAATGAAATCTTTGGCAACTTCTGGTAGAAATTCACTTCGTCTGAAAACATCAACAATGTCAATGTGGACAGGAACATCTTGAAGTCTAGCATAAGCTGTCTCGTTTAAAATTTTCTGTCCTGCTAATCTTGGATTGACAGGAATAATCGTATAGCCAGCTTCTTGCATGATTTTTGAAACACCATAAGCTGGACTATTTTCACGATGTGATAAACCAACAACAGCAATGGTTTTGGCATTTTTTAAATAATCAGCAATCACATCTTGACTAGGATTTTGAAATGTTGTCATCTGGCTGCCTCCTAAAAATTAATTAAACAATATTTGTTTAAATGCCAATATTGTATCTAAAAAAATATTACTGTAAATTTTTAAGTTTTTCTTTGGATAATGGTTTAACTGCAACAGATTTTGCATCTACCATGAAGATACCATCGGTCAATGATGCTAAAAATTCCTCATAACCAATATCTGCAAGTTTTTTTCCTTTAGCATCCATGATAAACAAACGTGGAGTTAACATTTTCTTACCTTGATATTGTTGTTGATGTTGAATTGTTAATTCAGGTATTGCAGGTAAAACAGTTAATGCTTCACTGTTAAGATAATTGACAGGAAGGATGAATTCATCATTGTTTTGTTCAATTTTAAAAACTTGTTGCTCTGAAAAATAAGCATTAATTTGTTGGGTCAGCCCTAGTCGTTTATCATAACTGTCCAAAAGTAGTTGGTCATCAGGAACATTAATAATTTGTCCGAAGTAATTTTGATTAATAAAAATTGGTCGCCTAATACCTGATAATTGGACACCTGAGTGAACTTGAAGTTCTTTTACTAGTTTACCAATAGCTTTTAAAAGGACAGATGTGAAATGATAGTCCAAAATACTATCATGTGTAAATGTTTTTCCTTGACTTTGTACAGTATTAACCTCAAGAATCACTAGTAACATTTTTAAAAACATTAAAGCGCCAGTCCAATCAGAAGGTGTCGCTAACTCTGAAATAGAGAGTTGGTATTTAGAATTTTCGTAAGAAAGACGAAATCCAAATGTTGATTTTCCTTTTACTGCAAAAAGAATAGATTGGAAAAGTGAAATCTTAGAATCTTGGTTTGGAGTAGTCTGTGTATCTTTGGCAGCAACGCTTATACATTCAAAAAGTTCATTTTGAAGTAAATCTCCAATGGTTAATACCTTATCACTACTAGTTGTAAAAATAATTGATTCCAATATGATGTCCTTTCTCTAGTCAATCGGTAAATCTTCTCTTGTTCTTAAAATTGTGACTTCACTGACAGGGATTCGAGAAGAATGGTAGAAACGATGGCCGTACTGATTATCCACCACTTCAGCACCTTCCCAGATGTCATTTGCCTTTAAGAATTCTACATCGTCAGTAACAATGGTAATCCATGAATCAGGTTGATCAAAGTTATCGTCACTTGATTGGAAGATTCCATATTTTTTACCATTGATTAATGCTACGTCGCTGACTCGATAAATTTTTTCAATTTTGTCTCTAGGAATTAATTTTTTATAGGTAACTAGATACCCCTTTTCTATTTCTCCGGTATTGTAATTTTGGTGTACAATAATTTCTTCTTTTATTGCTTTATAACCTTCTTTTAGTGATTCTTTACTGTCAGAAATCAAATAATAATTACCATTCTCTTCCTCAAAATTAGTAAATTTTTTTCCATTATAGACTAAAAAAATTTTTTCCATTTCATCCTCCTACATATACGAATTTTCCATCTTTAACTACCCCAACAAGAATTTCATCACCGTCAATATTTAAAAACATTTTAGCGCCATTTTTTAGTAGGAGCCCTTTATTATCTGGTTTAACAGTTTTATATTCCGGTGTTAAGTACTCCTCTGATTTAATAAAACCATGCCCTGTTGCAGGGTCTGGGTCTAATCCAATCCCATTCTGTTCTCCAAATGGGATGTCTATGTAACCTGTATCTTTGGTTTGAAATTCAATACGGACATAACCATCAGTAATAATATTCCCATTGGCATCTACAAATTTGGAACCATCATAATCTAGACGTAACCCCTTAACTGCTTCTTCAATATTAGTGATACTAGTGACGTCTTCTCGTTTGGTAATATACCCCCTGATTCCCCAAGCATTTTCTCCAAAATAATTATCAGCCTCTTCGATTGGAATAATCTTTTGCATGACAGTTTGACTTGTTGGATTAGGGACGGCATTTCGAATATCAATCATCATATCATATTCAGCTTGAGTCATATCCACAACACGAGTAGCACGCAGCCTGTTGAATTCTGCTTCAGTTATATTATGTTCAATGAGCTTTTGTTGGATAATTTCGTAAGTTGACTGTCCAACCTTCACCCCATCTTCAACTTTTCCAACAGTCGAGGCAACTTCGCTGGTTTCTGCGAGTTTAGTGAGGGCGCTGGCTTCATCAACGTACTTGAGTTTGCTAACTGAAGCGGGACCAACTAGTGTAGCCACATCAAAGACATAGCCACCTAAAGCATAGTCGTCACCTGTTTTAACAGCAGTAACAAAGTCCGTTCCAATCTTCCCAAGCTCCTTACCAACAGCACCCCAAGCCTCGGCGTCCAGAGCCAGCAAGCTGTCAGTAAACTCACTAGCTGCAAGCAGATTATTGGTAGCACCTGTTATGTCGTCTTTAATCCATTGGGGCGTTTGATGACCAGTAACATAATCAACTCCCATTTCAAGCCCTTCAACCGTTAAGTGACTCAATTCGCCAATTCCAATAGCTAATTGGTCTACCGTTTCCGAGGCTTTAGAGATAAAGCCAAGGACGGACAAAGCTAGGGATTTATCAACTGCCCCACCAAAGTAATCCCAATGGGTCTGCTCTAAGGTTTGTCGTGCTCCCTCAAAGAATTGAGCATCTTTGGCGG encodes:
- a CDS encoding glucose-6-phosphate isomerase, with protein sequence MTHIKFDYSKLLGQFVEQEEIDFMQPQVNAADEYLRKGTGPGSDFLGWLDLPENYDKEEFARIQKAAAKIQSDSEVLVVIGIGGSYLGARAAIDFLSNHFYNLQASADRKGPQILYAGNSISSTYLADLVEYVKDKDFSVNVISKSGTTTEPAIAFRVFKELLIEKYGQEEANKRIYATTDKAKGAVKVEAVANDWETFVVPDNVGGRFSVLTAVGLLPIAAAGIDIEALMTGANAARQELTSAEISENIAYQYAAIRNILYRKGYITEILANYEPSLQYFGEWWKQLAGESEGKHQKGIYPTSANFSTDLHSLGQFIQEGYRNIFETVVRIDKPRKNVVIPELSEDLDGLGYLQGKDVDFVNKKATDGVLLAHTDGGVPNMFLTLPQQDEFTLGYTIYFFELAIGLSGYLNAVNPFNQPGVEAYKKNMFALLGKPGFEDLSAELNARL
- the tadA gene encoding tRNA adenosine(34) deaminase TadA translates to MAEFTQEEKEYFMREALKEAQKSLAKEEIPIGCVIVKNGVIIGRGHNAREERQKAILHAEIMAIDDANENEGSWRLLDSTLFVTIEPCVMCSGAIGLARIPQVIYGAANQKFGGAGSLYDILTDVRLNHRVEVETGILETECAAIMQDFFRKNREKKKAAKQAAKEQS
- a CDS encoding MBL fold metallo-hydrolase — translated: MKLTTLGCWGAYPYKDGGTTSYLVTSEDGFQLLMDCGSRAVTELEKEISPLDLDAVIISHYHPDHVADLGVLRHYFQLYPKHLWEPKILPIYGHTEDEQEFAKLTLDGVSQGKAYDVNGVEKIGPFDITFIKTVHPVPCYAFRIVERATGQTLVFTGDTGYFEGLDKFAAGADLFLADVYLYAGNENHPAHLTTKEAGQIAKAAGVTSLVLTHTPPVPPQGIDAENHLQVLKEEAENYADGVPVDLAEPHKSWQLGEL
- a CDS encoding biotin transporter BioY, coding for MKNVRDLLYIAMMTTILVILGFIPAIPLGFIPVPIVLQNLGIMLAGVLLGWKKGCLSILLFFLLGMFIPAFSGSTLFAVFAGPTAGYVVAWFFVPILINVILKIFKTSSFINNLIAILLGGVLFVDVVGAIYLSVYIHTPLLTSLLSNLVFIPGDTIKAIIASVVAYKFKDRLMVS
- a CDS encoding CHY zinc finger protein — encoded protein: MIMIIYGINLDSKGRCKHYHTKQDIVALKCGKCQDYFACYQCHNQLRNHPFESVSVKAASPVLCGNCRHFLTYAEYKKGACPYCYHDFNPNCRLHETIYFKE
- the tgt gene encoding tRNA guanosine(34) transglycosylase Tgt, coding for MTDYPIKYRLIKKEKHTGARLGEIITPHGTFPTPMFMPVGTQATVKTQSPEELKEMGSGIILSNTYHLWLRPGDELIARAGGLHKFMNWDQAILTDSGGFQVYSLADTRNITEEGVTFKNHLNGAKMFLSPEKAISIQNNLGSDIMMSFDECPQFYQPYDYVKKSIERTSRWAERGLKAHRRPHDQGLFGIVQGAGFKDLRRQSASDLVSMDFPGYSIGGLAVGESHKEMNEVLDFTVPMLPENKPRYLMGVGAPDSLIDGVIRGVDMFDCVLPTRIARNGTCMTSEGRLVVKNAAYAEDFTPLDHDCDCYTCRNYTRAYIRHLLKADETFGLRLTSYHNLYFLVNLMKKVRQAIMDDNLLEFREDFFERYGYNKSDRNF
- a CDS encoding DUF975 family protein; the encoded protein is MKASETRRKAREFLKTLSGKYQLFIVSIVLAILTVSVSYRQAIFTTSNGTEFSITESVPSIIGILSALFLASASYAVLDVIRLKRDHVEVGDNMIVFSNELFGKYVLTALLKWLFLFLWSLIAGVGIFIFAIGITYAAIDDSAAGWVIVIIGLIAMIAGFVLAIMKNYSYSMTTYILYDDVQNGTYEGPRSIIDKSTKLMKGNRWRFFCLQFSFIGWHILTVFTCGLLYFYTLPYTTTANLFFYEDLLENAE
- the perR gene encoding peroxide-responsive transcriptional repressor PerR, giving the protein MDVHTHHRPLDAYENVIEHLKKKHIRITETRKAIIAYIINSHEHPSADKIYRDLLPEHPNMSLATVYNNMKVLVDEGFVAELKVTNDTTTYYDFMGHQHINIVCKNCGEIADFMDVDAIDIGKEAYEQTGYQITKIQLTAYGICPKCQEKLKAAGESFMTYHEDK
- a CDS encoding phenolic acid decarboxylase produces the protein MTKTFKTLDDFLGTHFIYTYDNGWEYEWYAKNDHTVDYRIHGGMVAGRWVKDQEANIVMLTEGVYKVAWTEPTGTDVALDFVPNEKKLNGTIFFPAWVHEHPEITVCFQNEHIDLMEESREKYATYPKLVVPEFAHITYMGDAGQNNEDVISEAPYEGLPDDIRNGKYFDDNYKRLKK
- a CDS encoding PadR family transcriptional regulator, which gives rise to MPKERLLPYIILGIVKHSSPITGQAITKQFDNEIGEFWRASHSQIYPELKRMSNDNWLKQTTSEDNAKEKYYQLTSEGEAILSNWLEETVEEAPIQKDLFSLKMFFIHDQANPRILSLLEEERQILLEQLAHFKMREKLLFSSSKDINRAYGHYLILSRAISRVSSQLSWIEDTIQQWQKHHKN
- a CDS encoding CoA-binding protein, yielding MTTFQNPSQDVIADYLKNAKTIAVVGLSHRENSPAYGVSKIMQEAGYTIIPVNPRLAGQKILNETAYARLQDVPVHIDIVDVFRRSEFLPEVAKDFIETDADIFWAQLGLESQEAADILQAAGRDKIVMNKCIKIEYQGL
- a CDS encoding DUF4299 family protein, whose amino-acid sequence is MESIIFTTSSDKVLTIGDLLQNELFECISVAAKDTQTTPNQDSKISLFQSILFAVKGKSTFGFRLSYENSKYQLSISELATPSDWTGALMFLKMLLVILEVNTVQSQGKTFTHDSILDYHFTSVLLKAIGKLVKELQVHSGVQLSGIRRPIFINQNYFGQIINVPDDQLLLDSYDKRLGLTQQINAYFSEQQVFKIEQNNDEFILPVNYLNSEALTVLPAIPELTIQHQQQYQGKKMLTPRLFIMDAKGKKLADIGYEEFLASLTDGIFMVDAKSVAVKPLSKEKLKNLQ
- a CDS encoding T7SS effector LXG polymorphic toxin, coding for MGFHVSLAELTKAATKLSQEAERLEEQLETAKKSVNKIITSEALTGQTGQAIYHQLNNVDAAILVGLADTTKLLASDMYQLIAAFQASVGETSTTAVLDEDYLNQLKDQLSNFKNQHGEQEETIADIYASVSDLISLPSPQSNYDTDSDAASQYLSNTIDKVTSFNSAGSELSSESLLTAIDSKVNQVSQTTSLSYSDSQYLSFVNDASFAKGIKSVNKQLKEQEKLTKEEAAKEAQAAWAKQHPVEAWLQSQAAKDAQFFEGARQTLEQTHWDYFGGAVDKSLALSVLGFISKASETVDQLAIGIGELSHLTVEGLEMGVDYVTGHQTPQWIKDDITGATNNLLAASEFTDSLLALDAEAWGAVGKELGKIGTDFVTAVKTGDDYALGGYVFDVATLVGPASVSKLKYVDEASALTKLAETSEVASTVGKVEDGVKVGQSTYEIIQQKLIEHNITEAEFNRLRATRVVDMTQAEYDMMIDIRNAVPNPTSQTVMQKIIPIEEADNYFGENAWGIRGYITKREDVTSITNIEEAVKGLRLDYDGSKFVDANGNIITDGYVRIEFQTKDTGYIDIPFGEQNGIGLDPDPATGHGFIKSEEYLTPEYKTVKPDNKGLLLKNGAKMFLNIDGDEILVGVVKDGKFVYVGG